The genomic segment GGCGTCGGCGTCGCCGTCAGACGCCTCGCGTTCTTCCTCCGCCTCGTCGAACCGGTCGACGATGGCCTGCGCCTTCTCCTTGTCGCCGTCGTCGAGTGCGTCGCCCGCGATGCCCATCGCCTCCTCCTCGCTCAGGTCGGCGAACACCTCCGGCGGCGCGGCCCGGACGCCCGCCGCGTCGAGTTCGCGCACGTCTATCTTCGAGGGGTCGCCGACGCCGCGTTCGAGCGGTCCGACGGACTCCTCGATGTCCTTGTAGACGGCGTAGCCGAGACCGAGGAGCGCGAACGCGAGGGCACCGAGGACGGACCAGACGACGAGCGCCGTCTCCGGTGCGACGCCGAGGAGGCCCCCGAGTTCGGGGACGAAGTAGCTGCTCCCGACGCGGTCCAGGAGGGAGTTGACGGCCGCCGGCCCGCCGTAGGAGTAGTAGAGGTAGACGGCCGCGGCGCCGAGGGCGGTGCTCCCGGCGACGAGGTTCCACCGCTTCCCGACGGCGGTCCGGAGGTCGATCTGTTCGCTGCTGCGACGGGCCGTGACGACGACCTTCGAGATGTAGAGGCTGATACCGTACAGCGTCAGCACGGGGACGGCCCACAGAATCTGCGTGAACGGGTCCGGCGGCGTGAACATCGCGCCGGCGGCGAAGACGCCGAGCACCGCGTAGCGCCACTGGTCGCGGAACGTCTCGTACGGGACGATTTCGGCGTACGACAGCAGCGTCATGACGAGCGGCAGTTGGCTCGCCAGCCCGAACGAGACTGTCAGGAGGAACATGAACTGCGCCCACTTGACGATGGAGTACGTCGGCGCGAAGCCGATGTTCACCGTGTTCTGGGCGAGGAAGCGGAACGTGATGGGGAAGAAGAAGACGTAGCCGTAGGCGACGCCGAGGCCGAACAGCGTCACCATCCCGACGACGATTAGCGCGAGTTGCCACCGGGGGACCGGCGACGACGGCCACAGGCCGCGCTCTCTGAGGGCGTCGCGGGAGAAGAAGATGAACACCGGCGCGGCGAGGATGAGTCCGGTCACGAGGCCTATCTTCGCCTGCAACAGCACCACGTCGAACGGCGTCTGCGCGATAATCTCGACCTGCTCGTTGACGGCCGCGTTCATGTTCCGTCTGGTGATGGCCTCGAGGAAGTCCCAGATGTACAGACGGAGCGCGTAGAACGTGCCGAGGAAGCCGACGAGGAAGACGATGAACACCTTTTGGAGGTCCTTCTGCGCCGCGCGGAGCATCGCACCGGCGGTCTCGCGACCGTCGTCGATGGCGCGGCGGGTGTCCTCGTCGAGCGCGCTGGACATACCCGAGGAAAGCCATCTCGCGGTTATCAATCTTTTTCACCGCGTCGCCGCGCGCCCATCCGGAAAGGCCTATAAGAAGCGGGCAGAGAATCACTGATGAATGGCCGACGATTCGGAGTCCGACCGTCCGTCATCGGACGCCGACGAGTCCGAGCGCGTCCCCTCGGACGACGCCGAGACGACCGAATCGTCCGACACGCCGACCGAGGACGCGTCTGCGCCGTCGGACGACACCGACAGCGACGCCTCCGCGGTCGACGACGACGCGGACGATGGGGGCGACGCCGATGCGGACGATGGGGGCGACGCCGATGCGGACGATGGGGGCGACGCCGATGCGGACGACACCGACGCGGACGACACCGCCGACGGACCCGCGGACGAAGGCGATAGCGACGCCGGCACCGACGGCGACGATACTGGCGCAGACGGCGACGATACCGGCATAGACGAGGATACCGGCATAGACGAGGATACCGGCACAGACGACGATATTGAGACGGACGGCGACGACGATACCGAGACGACGCCGCCGGAGTCGGAGCCGGACTCGGCCGACGACCGGCCGGACGTCGCCGCCACCGCCGAGGGCCGCCCCGGCGCGGAGACCGACCCGGAGGACGTGGACGACCCCGTAGACGACGTGACGATGGAACGCGAGGGACTCGTCGAACCGCCGGACGAGTCGTCGACCGACGCCGACGCTGACGACGCCAGCGATTCCGACGACTCCGACGCGTCGACCGACGCCGACGACTCCGACGCGGAGGACCTCTGGCCCGAGGACCACGCACCGCCGGAACCGAAGACGGCGGACGAACTCCGGTACGGCGGGGACGAGAACGGCGAGGCCGTCGCCGACACCGACGGCGGCGCGCCCACCGTCACCGGCGGGCCGACACCCGACCTCGGGGACGACGAACTCGACGACGGGATGTTCGGGGACGGCCCGGAGACCGACCAGGAGATGCCGCTGGCCGACCACATCGAGGAGATGGTCAACCGGCTGGCGGTGGTGTTCCTCGTCGGCGGCCTCGTCACGCTGGTTCTGTACCCCGGCGCCGACCTGGCGAATCAGGCGATGAACCTGAACCTCGTCAGTTCGACGGACGTCATCAACTTCCTCTGGAACAAGCACATCCCCGGCGCGCCGGAGATTGCCGAACGTCGCCCGCGCGTCTACGGTCCGCTCGAACTCGTCCTGACGGAACTGAAGGTGGCCGGACTGGCGGGCCTCGTCGTCGGCCTCCCGGTGTTCGTCTACCAGACGTACCTGTTCATGCGCCCCGGTCTGTTCCCGCGGGAGCGACGCTACTACCTCGCCGCGGTGCCGACGAGCCTCGTCCTCGCGTTCGTCGGCATCGCCTTCGCGCACTTCGTCGTCCTCCCGGCCATCTTCGCGTACTTCACGTCCTACACGCAGGGGACGGCGGTCATCGCGTTCGGCCTGAAGGAGACGTTCAACCTCATCCTCATCCTGATGGGCTACAACGCCATCATCTTCCAGATTCCGCTGTTCATCATGCTCGCCATCATGATGAACCTCGTCACCCGCGAGTGGCTGGTGGCCCGCCGGCTCATCTTCTGGGCCTCCTTCCTCGGGCTTGCGTTCTTCGTCAGCCCCGACCCCACTGGGATGGCCCCCATCATCATCGCCGCGACGATGATAACGCTGTTCGAGGGGACGCTGTTCCTCCTGCGGTGGACCGGGAACTGACCCCTCGCAGTCTCACTCGCCTCGGCGACGTAGTCCGGCCGTCGACAGACGACCGATAGCGTTCGGAATCGCACGCCGACGAGTCCCCGACGGCGTCACCGCTCGACCGGAACGGTGGCCGCGACGCCCTCCACGAGCGAGTCGTTCGCGACGAGGAGGACCACCGCGACGGGTGCCAGTCCGAGGACGGCGGCGGCCGCTCCGAGCGTCGCCTCCGAGTACCGCAGGCCGTAGACGAACGGGGCCAGCGGTGCCCAGTGTCTGGGGTCGCCGTCGGTCATGAGGTACGAGAAGAAGAACTCGTTGTACACCTGCACGAACGTGAGGACGCCCGCGGCGGCGACACCCGGCCGGGCGAGGGGGAGGACGACGCGCCTGAGCGCTCCCAGTCTGGTCGCGCCCTCGACGCGCGCCGCGGCCTCCAACTCGTCGGGTATCTGCGCGAAGAACACCGTCAGCACGTAGATTGCCAGCGGGAGCGTCAGCATCGACGTGGGGAGGACGACGGCCCCCGGCGTGTTGTAGAGCGTCGGCGTCGTCAGCGTCACCGGTCCGAGCGGAACCGAGACGCCGGTGAACAGTCGGAACAGCGGCACCAGAAACGCCGCGGGCGGCGTGTACGCGACGACGAGGAAGACGAGGAGCAGGGGCCTGCGGCCGGGGAACGACAGGCGGCCGAACGCGTACCCCGCGAGCGACCCGACGACGAGGACGACGGCGGTGCTGAGCGTGGCGACGACGAGGCCGTTGAGCAGGTGACGGCCGAACGAGGTGAACGCGACGACGGCGACGAAGTTCGATGCGGTCACCGTCTCGGGGAACAGGCCGAGTCCGTCGACGGCCGCCGGCGGCGTCACCGCGAGGACGAGCAGCCAGTAGAGGGGGAAGCCGAACAGGAGGAGGACGAACGCGACGAGGACGGCGAACAGGAGGCGGTAGACGACGCGCGGATGCTCGATGGCGTTGCGGACGCCGCGTCGGAGGACGTTTCGGCTCACGGTCGACGCTCCGCGTGACGGGGATACACGGTTCGTCGTGTCCGCTCAGCCACACAAAAAATGTGCGGGAATCGGCCAGTCACTCCGCCGATAGGTTCGGTGCCGGGTCGGCCCCGGTTTCGGCGGACGCCTCCTCAGCGCGACGCTTCAGCGCCTCGTTCATGGCGACGAAGCCCGCCTCCGTGTCGTCGCCGACGAACCGGAACAGCAGTCCGGCGAGGACGCCCGTGAACGCCTCCGAGTGGACGAAGCGCGTTCCCGCCCCGCCGTCGAGGGGTTCCAGTTCGAACCGGTGGTCGCCGTCGAACAGACCGGGGACGAACAGGTGACCGCGCCAGCGGAACTCGCGGTTCGGGTCCGCGGCGGTCACTCTGGGCCGGAAGCTCATCCCGCGGCCGTTCGGCGGCGTCAGTCGCACGTGCGGGCGCGCCCCGACGTTCGGCTGGCCGGTGATGCGCGCGAACGGGTTCCACGCCCCGTAGTCCTCGAAGTCGGTGAGGACCTCCCACACGCGTTCGGGCGTCGCGTCGATGTCGATGGCCGTCCGAATCTCTCTCATCGAGAGTCAGACGCTGCAGAGGAGCATAACTCTCGCGTGCGACCGGGTCGCAGTTCGCTCGGCGCGCCCGAACTCGGGACCTACTTCGTCGGGTAGTCGGTGGCGAACACGTCCTCGACGACGGGTTCGTCGTCGGCCTCGTCGGCCGCCGGACTGACGCTGCCGGTCTGGTAGCCGTGCAGGTCGAGGGTGACGTGGTCGAAGCCGAGGTCGGACAGTTCCTCGCGGACGGCGGCGACGAAGTCGGGGTTCAGCGCCGTCTCCAACTCCTCGGCGGCGACTTCGATGCGGGCGAGTCCGTCGTGGTCGCGGACGCGGAACTGCGAGAACCCCCACTGGCGGACGACGCGTTCGGCCCTCTCGACGCGCGTCAGGCGTTCCTCGGTCACCTCGATGCCGGTCGGGATGCGCGAGGAGAGACAGGCCATCGACGGCTTGTCGGCGACCGAGAGTCCGTAGTCGTCGGCGATGGCGCGCACCTCCTCCTTGTCGATGTCGTGCGCGAGAAGCGGCGAGAGCACCTCTAGCTCCTCGACGGCGCGCAGTCCGGGCCGGTGGCCCTCGCCGGGGTCGGAGGCGTTCGTCCCGTCGCACACCGTCTCGATGCCGCGGTCGCGGGCGGCGTCGTACATCCGACCGAGGCGCATCGTCCGGCAGTGGTAACACCGGTCGCCGTCGTTCTCGACGAAGTCGGGGTTGTCGAGTTCGGAGAACTCCACGACTTCGTGACGGATGCCGATTTCGTCGGCGACGCGGCGAGCGTCGTCCAACTCCTCGGCGGGGAGCGTCTCTGACTTGGCCGTGCACGCGACGGCGTCGTCGCCGATGGCGTCGTGGGCGAGGGCGGCGACGACGGCGGAGTCGACGCCGCCGGAGAACGCGACGAGCACCCCGTCCCGCTCTCCGAGCGACGCGCGCGCCGCCGCGGCCTTCTCGGTGAGCGTCGGGTCGGTGTCGGCCGGCGTGTCCGCGTCGGGCATGGTTCCCGTTTCCCGCGGAGCGGCAAAAGCGCGTTGTCCCCGGCCCGGGCCGCCGGGTTCGCTCGCACCGCCGCGCCGTCCCGCGTCGGTGCGCCTCCCGCCGCGCCGGCGTCTCGGCCCGCGGCCGCGAGACGCCCCACGACCACGAGACGCGCCGTGGCCACAAGACACAGGAACGCCACGACCGGACCTCGACGGGAGAGGTCCGACGCTCGGCCGCACCCCGCCAGCACGGGCGTCCCGCCGTTCGGCACGCGCCGAGCGCCGTGTCTCCCCGCCGAACGGGGTTCGCGTCCGTGCTGACGGCGGCCCGCGTCGGGACACACGCACCATGACCCGAAGACAGCAGCCGACCGAACCGGACGAATCGCACGACGCGCCCGAGGGACTCGCCGGCGACTCCGCCGCGGCCGGCACCGCTGGCGCGCGAGGTGACCCGCGATGACGGACGCCGACGACTGGGACGAGACGCCGGGGTCGGCGCTCGAACCGTTCCCGAGCGTCCGCGGCACGAGTCGGTTGCTCGGCGTGAACACCGAGGGCCAACCCGTCTACTACGACGAGGAGGCGCACGCCCGACGCGACGCGCCCGCGGACGCCGACGCCGAGGACTGGCGCGACGACCGACCGCTGGACGAGGACGCGACGGTCGGTGACCTCCTCGACGACGTCGAGGAGTCCGTCGGGTGGGACGAACTCACGGACTACGCGAGGGACCACCTCCCCGGGATGGACGCCGACGACGGCGACGACGGGACGGGAGGTGACCGCACGTGAGCGAGGACGGTCTGCAGAAACTCGGCGTCGACGCCGAGGGGACGCCCGTCTACTACGACGCAGAACGACACAGTCGCGTCGACGGCCACGCCGGGTCCGAGAGCGTCGCCCGCGAGGACGGCGTCTCGCTGGAACAGTCCACCTCGGTCGGCCAACTGATTCGAGAGATAGAGGACGACGTCGGCTGGGACGAACTCTCCGACTACGCGCGGGACCACGCCCCCGAGGAGGGTCTCGACACCGAGGCCGACATCGGACGGAAGGGGTCGCCCGACGAGGACGGCGGCGCCGACTGACGCACCCGCCGCCAGCGTCAAAGCCGTCGCGGCCGAACCGGGGAGCGATGCCGACGGACCCTTCCATCGAGTCGGACGCCGAGGCGGCGGAGATAGAGAACCACGACGCCACCGTCGTCGACGTGACGACGATGGACGAGGACCGCACGGACGAGATAGAGGCGGCGGTCGACACCCACCGCGAGGCGATACGCGAGCGACTCGACATCGAGGAGACGCTCGGTCCTCTCGGCGAGAGCGGCGACGCGTGGGACCGCGTGACCGCCGAACTGTCGGCACAGGGCGAGGAGGAACTCAGCGGGAAGCTGGAGGCGCTGAAGAAACGGCTGGAGCGGCCGTACCCGTCGCTCGTGAGCATCAGATTCGAGATCGGGTCGGCGGCCGACGACCCCGACGACACCTCTTTCGAGTTCGTCCCCGGCCAGTACGTGCGAATCAGCTACCAGGACGAGGAACCGCGCGTCTACTCCATCGCCAGTTCCCCCAACCGCGACGGCGTCGAACTCTGCATCCGGCGGGTGCCGGGCGGCGAACTCACGCCGGACCTGTGCGAACGGGTCCAACCGGGCGACGACCTGTTCGTCCGCGGCCCGTACGGCGACGAACTCATGCTCTCGGAACCGTCCGACCGCGACCTGGTGTTCGTGGCGACGGGCACCGGCGTCGCGCCGTTCAAGAGCATGATAGACTACGTCTTCGAGGAGGGGATGGACGAGTGCGACGGCGAGCGCCGGGACGTCTGGCTGTTTCTGGGCTCCTCGTGGGAGGACCACCTCCCCTATCGGGAGGCGTTCCGCGCCCGCGACGACGAACGCGACAACTTCCACTTCGTCCCCACCCTGAGCCGCGAGAACTACCTCACCGACTGGACCGGCGAGACCGACTACGTGCAGTTCTGCCTCCTCAAGTACCTCGACAGCGAGGCGACGGACCTCGACGCCCTCCCCGACGAGTTCGCCGACTACGTGGACGAAGACCCCGTGGGCGACGTCGACGCCCGCATCGACCCCGACGCGATGGAGGTGTACGTCTGCGGCATCGGCGCGATGTGCGACCGGGTGACGAACGTCGTCGAGTCCGTCGGCGTCCGCGAGGAGTACCTCGACGTGGAGAGCTACGGCTAACCGCCCGACCCGTAACGTTTTGTCGGGGCGGGCGATACTCCACGCCGAATGGAGTTCGAGGCTATCCCGGGCGTCGGGGAGAAGACGGCCGAAGCGCTGTCCCAACTCGACGACGCCGAACGGGCGTTGGCCGACGGGGACGTGGCCGCTCTCGCCCGCGCCCCGGGCCTCACGGAGGGGCGCGCGGCCGCCATCGCGCGCGGGGCCATCCGCCGCAGGCACGACGACGACGGCGACTTCCTCGCCACGGACCGCGCCCGCGAGGTGTACCGCGACGTGCTCTCGTTGCTCCGCGAGCGAACCGTCACCGCCTACGCCGAGAAGCGACTGGAGACGTTCTACCCCACGGCCTCGGCGTCGCGCATCGAGGAGGTGCGCGCGTTCGCGGAGGCGGCCGTCGAACGCGACCCGGACCCGGCCGTCCTCGACGCACTCGACGGCGTGGCGTCGTTGGAACCCGCCGCGGGCATCCGCGTCCGCGAGCGCTGTCTCGCGACCGCCGACGCCGAACGCTACGCCGCCGCCAAGGAGGCGTTCCCCGAACTGTCGGTCGAAGTCGTCGAGGACGCCCGCGGCCTCTCGGAACTCGCTCGCTCGTACGCCACCGTCGTCGCCCTCGACGAGGCGTTCGCGGGCGTGGACGTGGAGGGCGACGTGCGCGTGCGCCCCGACGCCGCCGACCACCCCGACGAGATAGTGCCGGAGCGAGTGCTGGCGTTCTTCGCGCAGAACCGCGAGCGAATCCGCGCCGCCGCGGACGTGCACGAGGCCGCCGGACTGGACGCGCCGTGTGACCTCGACCACCTCCGCGACGCCCTCTCGCGACTGGACGACGACGGCACCATCGTCGGCGACGAGGAACTGGACCGCCTGACGAACGCCGTCGACGACGTCGACGCCGCCGTCTCGACGGCCGAATCCGTCGCCAACGACCACCTCCGCGACGCCATCCGCGAACGCGACGTGACCATCGAGGGGACGGACTTCCTCTCGCTGGTCGAACAGGGCGCCCGCGTGGACTCGCTGCTGTCGCGGGAACTCGAAGACCAGTACGCCGACGCCGTCGCCACCGCCCGAGAGCATCTGGTCGAGTCGCTGTCGCTCCGCCCCGAGGAGGCGGACGTCGCCACGCGCGTCTTCTCGGACGACCCGTCGTTCCCCGTCGACTACGACGAGGAACTCCTCTCGCGCCTCCGCGCGGAACTGAAAGCCGGGCGCGACCGACGCGCCGTCCGACTGAAGCGCGAACTGGCCGCGGACCTCTCCGCCCTCCGCGACCCGGTCGGCGAGATGGTCTCGGACGCCCTCGAACTGGACGTGGAACTTGCCGTCTCGCGGTTCGCCCGCGACTTCGACTGCTCGTTCCCGACGTTCGTCGCGGACGGCGGCGCGGCGACGACGGACGGCGGTGCGCGCGACGGCGATGGCGGTGCGCGCGGCGACGGCGCGGGCGGCGGGTTCGCCGTCGAGGCCGGGCGGTCCCCCCTGCTCGACGTGCCGTTCGAGGCGGCCGACCCGGTGGACTACGCCGTCTCGGGCGTCACCCTCCTCTCGGGCGTCAACTCCGGCGGGAAGACGTCGACGCTCGACCTGGTGGCTCTCGTCGTCGTCCTCGCGCAGATGGGCCTGCCCGTCCCCGCAGACCGCGTCGAACTCGAACGCTTCTCGGAACTGCACTACTACGCGAAGTCGCAAGGGACGCTGGACGCGGGGGCGTTCGAGAGCACCCTGCGGGACTTCCGCGAACTCGTCGACGGCGAGTCGAACCGTCTGGTCCTCGTGGACGAACTGGAGAGCATCACCGAACCCGGCGCGTCGGCGAAAATAATCGCCGGCATCCTCGAAGCCCTCGACGACCAGTCGGCGACGGCGGTGTTCGTCTCCCACCTCGCCAGCGAGATACGCGAGGCGGCCGGGTTCGACGTCGCCGTCGACGGCATCGAGGCGGTCGGACTGGCCGACGGCGAACTCGTCGTGAACCGCTCGCCCGTCAAGGACCACCTCGCGCGTTCGACGCCGGAACTCATCGTGGAGAAACTCGCGGGCGAGGACGGGTCGGGGTTCTACGACCGACTGCTGGAGAAGTTCTGAGCGACCCGACGGGGATTTATCACGTTCTCGGTCGGAGCGACGGGTATGGTCCCCGACGCAGACGCCGCCGACGCGAACGCCACGTCAGACGACGCGAACACTGCTTCCGACGACGCGAACACTGCTTCCGACGACGCGAACGTCACTCCCGACAGCGCCGAACCGCCCTTGACCGACGCGACAGTCCTCCCGGACGGCGGCACCGCCGCGGGTGGAGACGACGCCGCCGGACCGACTCCCGAGGCGGACCCGACGTACGACGTGGTGTATCGGGCGACCCGCGACGCGATGTGGGACGTGGTGGGGACGGCGACGCTCATCCTCTTCTACCTCGCTCTCGCGGCCGTCGGGTTCTCCGTCGCCGCGAGCGGACTGCTCGGCGGAATCGGACCGGCGACTATCGGTCTCGGTGCGGTCGGCTTGCTCGTCGGCCTGTTCAGCGCCTACCGGGTGTACGTCCTCGTGACCGAGTGAGGGGCCGCCGGACCCCCATCCGCGACCGCGCTCCCGACGAGTCGGATTTAGTGAACGTGTGGATACGGCGCTTGCAGCCGGTTTCCGGTCCACTTTCACTTTCACTCCGCCGCTGGGGAACGGTTAAGTAGACTGCTATTCGTAATCGAATCGATGAGGGACGACCCCGAGGAGGGGATGCTATCGTGGGACGAGACGGTGTTCCGCGACGAGCACGTCTTCGAGATAGACTACGTTCCGGAGACGTTCAACCACCGCGAGACGCAACTGCAGAGCCTC from the Halogeometricum rufum genome contains:
- the tatC gene encoding twin-arginine translocase subunit TatC, with translation MSSALDEDTRRAIDDGRETAGAMLRAAQKDLQKVFIVFLVGFLGTFYALRLYIWDFLEAITRRNMNAAVNEQVEIIAQTPFDVVLLQAKIGLVTGLILAAPVFIFFSRDALRERGLWPSSPVPRWQLALIVVGMVTLFGLGVAYGYVFFFPITFRFLAQNTVNIGFAPTYSIVKWAQFMFLLTVSFGLASQLPLVMTLLSYAEIVPYETFRDQWRYAVLGVFAAGAMFTPPDPFTQILWAVPVLTLYGISLYISKVVVTARRSSEQIDLRTAVGKRWNLVAGSTALGAAAVYLYYSYGGPAAVNSLLDRVGSSYFVPELGGLLGVAPETALVVWSVLGALAFALLGLGYAVYKDIEESVGPLERGVGDPSKIDVRELDAAGVRAAPPEVFADLSEEEAMGIAGDALDDGDKEKAQAIVDRFDEAEEEREASDGDADAGDADQQGELEDRATRAGGTFLDELTDGETDEDDIGGYYKDLAFIFETVTSKAFRIVALFMLVLAGTFTWLYTVGFKEVYEQFLGRLPAAVTPEEVLNVVALHPMEALLFQVKFSTLVAVLVTLPVVAYYAWPALRDRQIVRRRRRTVFFWTGSLVFGLLGGFVLGYFYVAPGVISWLVNDAVQANMIISYRITDFFWLIFFTTGGIGILADIPILMLLLNGAGVTYQTLRGRWREVTVGILTFAALFTPAGIVSMFLVTIPLMAAYGVGLGVLFVVTLGGRRNLAPARDAA
- the tatC gene encoding twin-arginine translocase subunit TatC: MADDSESDRPSSDADESERVPSDDAETTESSDTPTEDASAPSDDTDSDASAVDDDADDGGDADADDGGDADADDGGDADADDTDADDTADGPADEGDSDAGTDGDDTGADGDDTGIDEDTGIDEDTGTDDDIETDGDDDTETTPPESEPDSADDRPDVAATAEGRPGAETDPEDVDDPVDDVTMEREGLVEPPDESSTDADADDASDSDDSDASTDADDSDAEDLWPEDHAPPEPKTADELRYGGDENGEAVADTDGGAPTVTGGPTPDLGDDELDDGMFGDGPETDQEMPLADHIEEMVNRLAVVFLVGGLVTLVLYPGADLANQAMNLNLVSSTDVINFLWNKHIPGAPEIAERRPRVYGPLELVLTELKVAGLAGLVVGLPVFVYQTYLFMRPGLFPRERRYYLAAVPTSLVLAFVGIAFAHFVVLPAIFAYFTSYTQGTAVIAFGLKETFNLILILMGYNAIIFQIPLFIMLAIMMNLVTREWLVARRLIFWASFLGLAFFVSPDPTGMAPIIIAATMITLFEGTLFLLRWTGN
- a CDS encoding carbohydrate ABC transporter permease, whose amino-acid sequence is MSRNVLRRGVRNAIEHPRVVYRLLFAVLVAFVLLLFGFPLYWLLVLAVTPPAAVDGLGLFPETVTASNFVAVVAFTSFGRHLLNGLVVATLSTAVVLVVGSLAGYAFGRLSFPGRRPLLLVFLVVAYTPPAAFLVPLFRLFTGVSVPLGPVTLTTPTLYNTPGAVVLPTSMLTLPLAIYVLTVFFAQIPDELEAAARVEGATRLGALRRVVLPLARPGVAAAGVLTFVQVYNEFFFSYLMTDGDPRHWAPLAPFVYGLRYSEATLGAAAAVLGLAPVAVVLLVANDSLVEGVAATVPVER
- a CDS encoding SRPBCC domain-containing protein; the encoded protein is MREIRTAIDIDATPERVWEVLTDFEDYGAWNPFARITGQPNVGARPHVRLTPPNGRGMSFRPRVTAADPNREFRWRGHLFVPGLFDGDHRFELEPLDGGAGTRFVHSEAFTGVLAGLLFRFVGDDTEAGFVAMNEALKRRAEEASAETGADPAPNLSAE
- the larE gene encoding ATP-dependent sacrificial sulfur transferase LarE; the encoded protein is MPDADTPADTDPTLTEKAAAARASLGERDGVLVAFSGGVDSAVVAALAHDAIGDDAVACTAKSETLPAEELDDARRVADEIGIRHEVVEFSELDNPDFVENDGDRCYHCRTMRLGRMYDAARDRGIETVCDGTNASDPGEGHRPGLRAVEELEVLSPLLAHDIDKEEVRAIADDYGLSVADKPSMACLSSRIPTGIEVTEERLTRVERAERVVRQWGFSQFRVRDHDGLARIEVAAEELETALNPDFVAAVREELSDLGFDHVTLDLHGYQTGSVSPAADEADDEPVVEDVFATDYPTK
- a CDS encoding ferredoxin--NADP reductase is translated as MPTDPSIESDAEAAEIENHDATVVDVTTMDEDRTDEIEAAVDTHREAIRERLDIEETLGPLGESGDAWDRVTAELSAQGEEELSGKLEALKKRLERPYPSLVSIRFEIGSAADDPDDTSFEFVPGQYVRISYQDEEPRVYSIASSPNRDGVELCIRRVPGGELTPDLCERVQPGDDLFVRGPYGDELMLSEPSDRDLVFVATGTGVAPFKSMIDYVFEEGMDECDGERRDVWLFLGSSWEDHLPYREAFRARDDERDNFHFVPTLSRENYLTDWTGETDYVQFCLLKYLDSEATDLDALPDEFADYVDEDPVGDVDARIDPDAMEVYVCGIGAMCDRVTNVVESVGVREEYLDVESYG
- a CDS encoding MutS-related protein translates to MEFEAIPGVGEKTAEALSQLDDAERALADGDVAALARAPGLTEGRAAAIARGAIRRRHDDDGDFLATDRAREVYRDVLSLLRERTVTAYAEKRLETFYPTASASRIEEVRAFAEAAVERDPDPAVLDALDGVASLEPAAGIRVRERCLATADAERYAAAKEAFPELSVEVVEDARGLSELARSYATVVALDEAFAGVDVEGDVRVRPDAADHPDEIVPERVLAFFAQNRERIRAAADVHEAAGLDAPCDLDHLRDALSRLDDDGTIVGDEELDRLTNAVDDVDAAVSTAESVANDHLRDAIRERDVTIEGTDFLSLVEQGARVDSLLSRELEDQYADAVATAREHLVESLSLRPEEADVATRVFSDDPSFPVDYDEELLSRLRAELKAGRDRRAVRLKRELAADLSALRDPVGEMVSDALELDVELAVSRFARDFDCSFPTFVADGGAATTDGGARDGDGGARGDGAGGGFAVEAGRSPLLDVPFEAADPVDYAVSGVTLLSGVNSGGKTSTLDLVALVVVLAQMGLPVPADRVELERFSELHYYAKSQGTLDAGAFESTLRDFRELVDGESNRLVLVDELESITEPGASAKIIAGILEALDDQSATAVFVSHLASEIREAAGFDVAVDGIEAVGLADGELVVNRSPVKDHLARSTPELIVEKLAGEDGSGFYDRLLEKF